From Melanotaenia boesemani isolate fMelBoe1 chromosome 12, fMelBoe1.pri, whole genome shotgun sequence, a single genomic window includes:
- the asmt gene encoding acetylserotonin O-methyltransferase translates to MAERQEMGSTKGAPAADLYPRKILEYMEGFLISKTVFTSCELGVFDVLLGAARPLSAEEISQAVGASLDGTQRLLAACTGLQLLSTHHENGQVFYSNTEQASVFLTRSSPLSLCQSIQYSSRTIYLCWHYLTDAVRDGKNQYEKAFGVNSKDLFQALYRSDEEMVKFMQLMNSIWNICGKDVIRAFDLSRFKVICDLGGCSGALAKQCTSVYPECTVTIFDLPKVVRMSQEHFVNEADQRISFHEGDFFKDCLPAADLYILARILHDWTDERCIELLCRIYKACKPGGAVLLVEALLNEDGSGPLTVQLYSLNMLVQTEGRERTDAQYTALLAAAGFSNIQHCLTGKIYDAVLGHKET, encoded by the exons ATGGCTGAACGTCAGGAGATGGGCTCCACTAAGGGGGCACCTGCTGCAGACTTGTATCCCAGAAAAATACTGGAGTACATGGAAGGCTTCCTTATCTCCAAG ACAGTGTTCACCTCCTGTGAACTGGGTGTGTTTGATGTGTTGTTGGGTGCAGCGCGCCCTCTGTCTGCAGAAGAGATCAGTCAGGCAGTGGGTGCCAGTCTGGATGGCACGCAGAGGCTGCTGGCTGCCTGCACGGGCCTACAGCTGCTCAGCACACACCATGAAAATGGACAAG tgttttacagCAACACAGAGCAAGCCAGTGTCTTCCTCACCCGCTCCAGTCCTTTGTCTCTCTGCCAGTCCATCCAGTACAGCTCCAGAACCATCTACCTCTGCTGGCACTATCTCACTGATGCAGTCAG AGACGGAAAAAACCAGTATGAAAAGGCTTTTGGAGTCAACTCGAAAGATCTGTTTCAAGCTCTCTACAG GTCTGATGAGGAGATGGTCAAATTCATGCAGTTGATGAACTCCATTTGGAACATTTGTGGGAAAGACGTGATCAGGGCCTTCGATCTTTCACGTTTTAAGGTCATCTGTGACCTTGGCG GCTGCAGTGGGGCATTAGCCAAGCAATGCACGTCAGTCTACCCAGAATGCACTGTGACGATCTTTGACCTCCCCAAGGTGGTGCGTATGTCGCAGGAACACTTTGTCAACGAGGCTGACCAGAGGATAAGCTTCCACGAGG GAGACTTCTTCAAAGACTGTCTGCCAGCAGCTGACCTCTATATTCTTGCCAGAATCCTTCATGACTGGACAGACGAACGTTGCATAGAGCTACTCTGTAGAATCTATAAAGCCTGCAAACCag GAGGCGCTGTGCTGCTGGTGGAGGCACTGCTCAATGAGGATGGATCTGGACCACTGACAGTGCAGCTTTACTCCCTGAACATGCTGGTCCAGACGGAGGGCAGAGAGAGGACAGATGCTCAGTACACTGCCCTGCTGGCTGCTGCTGGCTTCTCCAACATCCAGCACTGCCTCACTGGCAAGATCTATGATGCTGTTTTGGGTCACAAGGAGACATga
- the akap17a gene encoding A-kinase anchor protein 17A: protein MTTIVHDTAEAVCLSTEYNLYLKPIAKMTVSVALPQLKLPGKSISNWEVMERVKAMVAPEQFSALRISKSTMDFIRFEGEVENKSVVKSLLSRLDGKTIKLSGFTDVLKVRAVENKVDFPTRHDWDSFFRDAKDMNETLPGERPDTIHLEGLPCRWFSQKDSQFPDRPSEEVLTAVFQIFGKVRNVDIPMLDPYREEMMDKNFSTFSFGGHLNFEAYVQYQEYCGFTKAMDTLRGMKLMLKGEDGKAVACNIKVTFDTSKHLGEAAIKRRSQERLKLQELERQREEQKRREKEEEERRKEEERKQKKQEEEEKERKKEEKIRKREQKLREKEERRNLKKMRRQQEEEQRKLQMKIAMEERRLLLAQRNLESIRLIAELLARAKTLKQEQQEKERAEREERERQEKARQKEELARLQQLEACRRKQEEELQRVEVEKHRALELQRREKELRDKLLCNLVKKSSRKTAGAAGMQDQASPLTRDEASDPESEMLVVQGQVNGMKPADGNEKQVSRSSLHSQVLGKKKSEERRRGEDRQEELVQNRHSRERARGHSHRERSSYSQGRRRRSHSYSRRRSSSRRRRSYSRHRRRSSSRTSSSRERSRSSSGRSYSRGRSHRHSRHRYGRHSSRSSNKSRKHRSHSHHSRRYQRHSNSRDGSHSRRR from the exons ATGACCACCATCGTCCATGACACTGCAGAGGCAGTATGCTTGTCCACCGAGTACAACTTGTACCTCAAGCCTATTGCCAAGATGACCGTCAGCGTGGCTTTGCCACAGCTCAAGTTACCGGGCAAGAGCATCTCCAACTGGGAGGTTATGGAAAGGGTAAAGGCCATGGTTGCTCCGGAGCAGTTTTCAGCCCTTCGAATCTCCAAGAGCACCATGGACTTTATCCGCTTTGAAGGTGAGGTGGAAAACAAGTCGGTGGTCAAGAGCCTCTTGAGTCGTCTGGATGGAAAGACCATCAAACTTAGTGGATTTACTGATGTACTGAAG GTTCGCGCAGTAGAAAATAAGGTGGACTTCCCCACGCGACATGACTGGGACTCCTTTTTCCGTGACGCCAAGGACATGAATGAAACTCTTCCAGGAGAGAGACCTGACACAATTCACCTGGAAGGACTTCCTTGTCGCTGGTTTAGCCAGAAAGATAGCCAGTTCCCAGACCGGCCATCAGAAGAAGTTCTTACTGCTGTTTTCCAGATATTTGGCAAG GTGCGTAATGTTGACATCCCCATGCTGGACCCCTATAGAGAGGAGATGATGGACAAGAACTTCAGTACATTCAGCTTCGGGGGACACCTGAACTTTGAGGCTTATGTCCAGTATCAGGAATACTGTGGCTTTACAAAGGCCATGGACACGCTGCGTGGCATGAAGCTGATGCTGAAAGGCGAGGATGGGAAGGCGGTGGCATGCAACATCAAG GTGACCTTTGACACCAGCAAGCACCTTGGTGAAGCAGCCATTAAGAGAAGGAGCCAGGAGAGGCTAAAGCTACAGGAGCtggagaggcagagagaggagcagaaaagacgagagaaagaagaggaggagcggcGAAAGGAAGAGGAAAG gaaacagaaaaaacaagaagaggaggagaaagagagaaagaaggaggagaagataCGGAAGCGAGAGCAGAAGCTGCgggagaaagaggagaggaggaattTGAAGAAGATGAGGcgacagcaggaggaggagcagaggaagctgCAGATGAAGATTGCCATGGAGGAGAGGAGGCTGCTGCTGGCTCAGCGCAATCTGGAATCAATACGGCTTATTGCTGAGCTGCTGGCAAGAGCTAAG ACACTAaagcaggagcagcaggagaAAGAGAGGGCTGAACGAGAGGAACGGGAGAGGCAGGAAAAGGCTCGACAAAAGGAAGAACTGGCCCGTCTTCAGCAACTGGAGGCCTGTCGACGCAAGCAGGAGGAAGAGCTGCAGAGGGTAGAGGTGGAGAAGCACCGAGCACTGGAGCTCCAGCGTAGAGAGAAGGAGCTGAGAGACAAACTTCTTTGCAACCTTGTtaagaaaagcagcagaaaaactgCAGGAGCTGCTGGCATGCAGGACCAGGCCAGTCCTCTAACAAGGGATGAGGCCTCTGATCCTGAAAGCGAGATGCTGGTAGTGCAGGGTCAGGTGAACGGAATGAAACCAGCTGATGGCAACGAAAAGCAGGTTTCTAGATCTAGTTTGCATTCCCAAGTTCTAGGGAAAAAGAAATCagaagagaggagaagaggGGAGGACAGGCAGGAAGAATTGGTTCAGAATAGGCACAGTAGAGAACGTGCAAGGGGCCACTCCCACAGAGAAAGGAGCTCATACAGCCAAGGAAGAAGGAGGCGCTCCCATAGCTACAGTAGAAGAAGGAGCTCAAGCAGACGAAGGAGGAGTTACAGTCGCCACAGGAggcgcagcagcagcagaacaagCTCCAGCCGAGAGAGGAGCCGGAGCAGCAGCGGAAGGAGCTACAGCAGGGGGAGGAGCCACAGGCATAGTCGCCACAGATACGGCAGACATAGCTCCAGGAGCAGCAACAAAAGTAGAAAGCACAGGAGTCACAGTCATCACAGTCGAAGATACCAGAGACACAGCAACAGCAGGGACGGGAGCCACTCCAGACGACGCTGA